A single genomic interval of Spirosoma linguale DSM 74 harbors:
- a CDS encoding aminotransferase class I and II (PFAM: aminotransferase class I and II~KEGG: lhk:LHK_00098 7-keto-8-aminopelargonic acid synthetase), which produces MNDRIHIDHLPNRTIVHNGTDYLFFSGTAYLGMPQHPDFQQLVAESMSRYGTVFGSSRNGNLRLGVYEEAEAKLASRTGADAALTLSSGMMAGQVIVNWLRREQTTFVYAPGAHPALWHAPVVELPKLSFSDWTAQLPTQLQALDAGPVAILMNSLEAVCSDYYDFAWINDLPDDRPITLVVDDSHGIGVLNNGRGIWPQLSLAENRRSGPLRTLVTASLAKAMGLPGGAVFSDTETITSLRETAFFGACSPMAPACLDAYLHADALYAERQAQLQRNIRLAEELLLPSGLFRHATGYPVFYTEHDELYAQLLAHKILIYSFAYPTAADRANTRIVISAFHEPDDIEQVARRLPYLFQAG; this is translated from the coding sequence ATGAACGACCGTATCCACATCGACCACCTGCCGAACCGAACCATCGTCCATAACGGCACCGATTACCTGTTCTTTAGTGGTACCGCCTACCTGGGTATGCCACAGCACCCCGATTTTCAACAGCTGGTAGCTGAGAGTATGAGCCGCTACGGGACGGTTTTCGGTAGTTCCCGCAATGGGAATTTGCGGCTCGGTGTTTACGAAGAAGCCGAAGCCAAACTGGCGTCAAGAACCGGTGCCGATGCTGCGCTAACGCTTTCGTCGGGTATGATGGCCGGGCAGGTCATCGTTAACTGGCTGCGTCGGGAGCAGACAACGTTTGTGTATGCACCCGGTGCCCACCCGGCTCTCTGGCACGCGCCGGTGGTTGAACTGCCGAAACTGTCATTTTCGGACTGGACAGCCCAGCTACCCACCCAACTACAGGCGCTCGACGCCGGACCGGTGGCTATTCTGATGAACTCCCTCGAAGCGGTTTGCTCGGATTATTACGATTTTGCCTGGATAAATGACCTTCCCGACGATAGACCTATTACGCTGGTTGTCGACGATTCGCACGGAATCGGGGTGTTGAACAATGGGCGGGGTATCTGGCCGCAGCTCTCTTTGGCGGAAAACCGCCGAAGCGGACCGCTTCGGACACTGGTCACGGCTTCACTGGCTAAAGCGATGGGTTTGCCCGGTGGCGCTGTCTTCTCAGATACCGAAACGATAACCAGTCTGCGCGAAACGGCCTTTTTCGGTGCCTGCTCGCCTATGGCTCCGGCTTGTCTGGATGCCTATCTGCACGCCGATGCCTTGTACGCCGAACGGCAGGCGCAACTTCAGCGAAACATCCGGCTGGCCGAAGAACTCCTGCTGCCATCCGGCTTATTCCGGCATGCTACGGGTTACCCGGTGTTCTATACCGAACACGATGAACTGTACGCCCAGTTGCTTGCCCACAAAATCCTGATTTACTCGTTTGCGTACCCGACCGCTGCCGACCGGGCCAACACGCGCATCGTAATCAGTGCGTTTCATGAGCCGGACGATATTGAGCAAGTCGCTCGCCGGTTGCCTTACCTATTTCAGGCTGGATAG
- a CDS encoding Xylose isomerase domain protein TIM barrel (PFAM: Xylose isomerase domain protein TIM barrel~KEGG: bja:bll7636 hypothetical protein), with product MNTKSTLLFVALLVCSLVSLAQKPAPVGLQLYSFRNQFAKDVPGTMAKVKEMGFREAEIAGTYGLSLTDFRKLLDQNGIKAISTGASFDDLDTNVPKVLAEAKALGAKYVVCTWIPHATDALTLYEADRAIDVFNTAGKLLAENGITFCYHNHGYEFQTYKDGTFFDYLAENLDPKSVYFEMDVFWVKAPGYDPVALLQNYPKRFVLMHLKDRKPGTPDSNNGRSDVESNVTLGQGDVGIAAIMKQARKSGVKHFFIEDESSRSMEQMVPSLNFLSSLK from the coding sequence ATGAACACAAAATCTACGCTGTTATTTGTCGCTCTGCTGGTTTGCAGTCTCGTTTCACTGGCGCAGAAACCCGCCCCAGTGGGTCTACAGTTGTACAGTTTCCGCAATCAGTTTGCGAAAGATGTGCCGGGAACAATGGCCAAAGTGAAGGAAATGGGGTTTCGGGAAGCCGAAATTGCCGGAACCTACGGCCTTAGCTTAACCGACTTCCGCAAGTTGCTGGATCAGAACGGTATCAAAGCCATTAGTACGGGGGCAAGTTTCGATGACCTGGATACCAACGTGCCGAAGGTGCTGGCCGAAGCTAAAGCACTGGGGGCCAAATATGTGGTATGCACCTGGATTCCCCATGCTACCGATGCGCTGACGCTGTACGAAGCCGACCGGGCCATCGACGTGTTCAACACCGCCGGAAAGCTTCTGGCCGAGAACGGAATTACGTTCTGTTACCACAACCACGGCTACGAATTTCAAACCTATAAAGACGGCACCTTCTTTGATTACCTGGCCGAAAACCTCGACCCGAAATCCGTCTATTTTGAAATGGACGTATTCTGGGTAAAAGCCCCCGGCTATGATCCGGTAGCCCTCCTGCAAAATTACCCCAAGCGGTTTGTGCTCATGCACCTGAAAGACCGCAAACCCGGCACCCCCGACAGCAACAACGGCCGCTCAGATGTGGAGTCGAACGTGACCCTCGGGCAAGGCGACGTCGGTATTGCCGCGATCATGAAACAGGCCAGAAAATCGGGGGTGAAGCATTTCTTCATCGAAGACGAGTCATCCCGTTCGATGGAGCAGATGGTGCCCAGTCTGAACTTCCTATCCAGCCTGAAATAG
- a CDS encoding conserved hypothetical protein (KEGG: hypothetical protein) encodes MTTSPTTQTLDAVLDGLMRRYSERVPDVHKVIDSMIDSGIIQSADEIENDHIAFRTMGVSNLGLASFGKIFEHYGYERRDEFNFVGKKLTAYWYSPPAPHFPRIFVSELRVHELSDEAQRIIHKYTDTVKSDPVDSLDLDDAEAVDHFLHQPLWQTPTLADYQTLLAESEYAAWVIYNRYYLNHFTISVHNLKPGYNTIDEFVAFLESSGLRLNSAGGTIKISPDGGLRQASTVAQMIDAEFAGGDVFRIAGSYVEFAERRVLPEFQHLPADQITRQHRREGFETGNADKIFESTFTTQTGR; translated from the coding sequence ATGACTACTTCACCAACCACCCAAACCCTCGATGCTGTGCTGGACGGCCTGATGCGTCGGTATAGCGAGCGTGTTCCCGACGTTCATAAGGTAATTGACTCTATGATCGATTCGGGTATTATCCAGTCGGCAGACGAGATCGAGAACGATCATATCGCCTTTCGGACAATGGGCGTCTCCAATCTGGGCCTGGCTTCGTTCGGAAAGATTTTTGAGCACTACGGCTACGAACGACGCGATGAGTTCAACTTCGTCGGGAAGAAACTAACGGCTTACTGGTACAGTCCTCCCGCGCCACACTTTCCCCGCATTTTTGTTAGTGAACTGCGCGTACATGAACTATCGGACGAAGCGCAGCGCATCATTCACAAATACACCGATACGGTCAAAAGTGACCCCGTCGATTCGCTGGATCTGGACGATGCCGAAGCCGTCGACCACTTTCTTCACCAGCCCCTCTGGCAAACGCCCACCCTGGCCGATTACCAAACGCTGTTGGCCGAGAGTGAGTATGCCGCCTGGGTGATCTACAATCGCTATTACCTCAACCATTTTACCATCAGCGTACACAACCTCAAGCCGGGGTATAATACCATCGACGAGTTTGTAGCTTTTCTGGAAAGCAGCGGCTTACGGCTCAATTCGGCTGGCGGAACCATCAAAATCAGTCCGGATGGTGGCTTGCGGCAGGCGTCTACCGTGGCGCAGATGATCGACGCTGAGTTTGCCGGGGGCGACGTATTCCGAATTGCGGGCTCGTATGTGGAGTTTGCGGAACGGCGTGTGCTGCCCGAATTTCAGCACCTCCCCGCCGATCAGATTACCCGCCAGCACCGGCGCGAAGGTTTTGAAACAGGTAATGCCGACAAGATTTTCGAGAGTACGTTTACCACCCAAACGGGTAGATAG
- a CDS encoding acyl-ACP thioesterase (PFAM: acyl-ACP thioesterase~KEGG: dde:Dde_1334 acyl-ACP thioesterase-like) has protein sequence MAFIQTDTFTLRGYECDAFGRMSIPALMNLMQESANRNAIDYGIGIADLAQKGVGWMLMRFCLRIHQYPRYGDTIQLMTYPTTVDKYFIHRDFRVLATDGTLLADARSTWLVFSMEKRSMVPLPDFIRQLSPPANVDPLPALPLKPDFQTASFATAASKSVQVGWLNIDQNQHVNNVAYVQWLLEGVDSEIVQTREIAEIDLVYRTESHWHDWLSVQSVTETDNSVLHRISQTESGKDVLLARSRWR, from the coding sequence ATGGCCTTTATTCAAACAGATACCTTTACCCTGCGCGGCTACGAATGCGACGCTTTTGGACGAATGAGCATTCCGGCCCTGATGAACCTGATGCAGGAGTCGGCCAACCGCAACGCCATCGACTACGGCATTGGCATTGCCGATCTGGCCCAGAAAGGCGTTGGCTGGATGCTCATGCGGTTTTGCCTGCGCATACACCAGTACCCGCGTTATGGCGATACCATTCAGCTAATGACCTACCCCACTACGGTAGACAAGTACTTTATTCACCGCGACTTCCGGGTGCTGGCCACCGACGGAACCCTGCTGGCCGATGCCCGCAGTACGTGGCTCGTTTTCAGCATGGAAAAACGAAGCATGGTGCCCCTCCCCGATTTTATCCGGCAGTTGAGCCCGCCCGCCAATGTGGACCCCTTACCTGCTCTACCCCTCAAACCCGACTTTCAAACGGCATCGTTTGCTACGGCAGCCAGCAAGTCGGTGCAGGTGGGCTGGCTGAACATTGATCAGAATCAGCACGTCAATAATGTAGCGTATGTGCAGTGGTTACTGGAAGGAGTTGATTCCGAAATAGTACAAACGCGGGAAATTGCGGAAATTGATTTAGTTTACAGAACCGAAAGCCACTGGCACGATTGGCTGTCTGTACAGTCGGTTACGGAGACCGATAATTCGGTGCTCCATCGAATCAGTCAGACCGAATCGGGCAAAGATGTGCTGCTGGCAAGGAGCCGGTGGCGTTAA
- a CDS encoding protein of unknown function UPF0126 (PFAM: protein of unknown function UPF0126~KEGG: apl:APL_0168 hypothetical protein), which translates to MTVWYITDLVGTSVFAISGALSALSKKMYHDLFGLFFIGFVTAVGGGTLRDVIIGAHPIAWIRDPNYLVVILSSVILAVLCRRWWLGALQRPLLVFDTIGVGIYTILGMQKALLFGVNDWASILLGVISALFGGVIRDTLVNDLPLIFSKQLYATPCLVGALLYLLGRALPIDPNVTFIASVALITLFRLVAIRKNWALPQIKQ; encoded by the coding sequence ATGACGGTCTGGTATATAACGGATCTGGTCGGTACGAGCGTTTTTGCGATTTCGGGGGCATTATCGGCGCTTAGCAAAAAGATGTACCACGACCTGTTTGGCCTCTTTTTTATCGGCTTCGTAACGGCCGTGGGCGGTGGTACCCTCCGCGATGTTATCATCGGTGCCCACCCGATTGCCTGGATACGCGACCCCAATTACCTGGTCGTCATTCTGAGCAGCGTTATTCTGGCTGTCCTGTGCCGCAGATGGTGGCTGGGAGCTTTACAACGTCCACTGCTCGTTTTTGATACCATCGGGGTCGGCATCTATACCATTCTGGGGATGCAAAAAGCGCTTTTGTTCGGTGTTAATGATTGGGCATCTATCCTGTTAGGAGTTATTTCTGCCTTGTTCGGGGGCGTCATCCGGGATACGCTGGTCAACGACCTTCCCCTAATTTTTAGTAAGCAGCTCTACGCAACGCCCTGTCTAGTGGGGGCCCTTCTCTATCTACTTGGTCGGGCGCTCCCCATCGACCCAAACGTAACCTTTATTGCTTCTGTTGCTCTGATTACGCTGTTCCGGCTCGTGGCTATCCGTAAAAACTGGGCGTTACCACAGATCAAGCAGTGA
- a CDS encoding ribosomal protein L31 (TIGRFAM: ribosomal protein L31~PFAM: ribosomal protein L31~KEGG: mms:mma_0620 50S ribosomal protein L31 type B), giving the protein MKKGIHPDYREVVFHDLSSDYKFLTRSTVQTRDTIEYEGQTYPLVKIEVSSQSHPFYTGKNVLLDTAGRVDKFRKRYGTKESATPTSTAQ; this is encoded by the coding sequence ATGAAAAAGGGCATTCACCCGGACTACCGCGAAGTGGTATTCCACGACCTGTCGAGCGACTACAAATTCCTGACCCGCTCTACGGTTCAAACAAGAGATACAATCGAGTACGAAGGACAAACCTATCCGCTCGTTAAAATTGAAGTTAGCTCGCAGTCGCACCCGTTCTACACGGGCAAGAACGTACTGCTCGACACGGCCGGTCGTGTGGACAAGTTCCGCAAGCGTTACGGTACCAAAGAAAGCGCAACGCCGACCTCGACGGCCCAGTAA
- a CDS encoding ribonucleoside-diphosphate reductase, alpha subunit (KEGG: hypothetical protein~TIGRFAM: ribonucleoside-diphosphate reductase, alpha subunit~PFAM: ribonucleotide reductase large subunit; ATP- cone domain protein; Ribonucleotide reductase large subunit domain protein), with translation MFVVKRDGRRESVKFDKITARIEKLCYGLDPAYVQPVEVAVKVVSGLYDGVKTTELDNLAAETAASMTTKHPDYAILAARIAISNLHKETNKSFSGTIKKLYQYEDPKTGENASLISKEVYDVVRQHAALLDSTIIYDRDYGYDYFGYKTLEKSYLLKLDGRIAERPQHMLMRVAVGIHQEDIESAIETYNLLSEKWFTHATPTLFNAGTPKPQMSSCFLLTMKDDSIDGIYDTLKQTAKISQSAGGIGLSIHNVRATGTYIKGTNGTSNGIVPMLRVFNDTARYVDQGGGKRKGSFAIYLEPWHADIFDFLDLKKNSGKEEGRARDLFYALWTPDLFMKRVEDDDVWSLFCPHECPGLADCYGDEFEELYTRYEREGRARRTIKAQELWFKILESQTETGTPYMLYKDAANKKSNQKNLGTIKSSNLCTEIIEYTAPDEIAVCNLASIALPKFITRGTDGIMRFDHQKLYEVTKTATRNLNKIIDINYYPVEEARRSNMRHRPIGLGVQGLADAFIMLRMPFESEEARRLNEDIFETIYFGAMTSSMEQAKEFGPYETWKGSPISQGIFQFDMWGVKPKSNRWDWESLRKDVVEHGVRNSLLLAPMPTASTSQILGNNECFEPYTSNIYTRRVLSGEFVVVNKHLLKDLVKLGLWNDAMKNNLILANGSIQAIPNIPQNIKDLYKTVWEIKQKHIIDMAADRGAYICQSQSLNIHIQDSNFGKLTSMHFYAWKAGLKTGMYYLRTKAAADAVKFTVVQPQAEPQLEPVMAEAVTVEKPLDYVQYAKEHAQNATPQPVPMVTDLEQQYAAMTCSLDDPEGCEMCGS, from the coding sequence ATGTTTGTAGTCAAACGCGATGGTCGCCGGGAGTCGGTTAAGTTCGACAAAATCACGGCCCGGATCGAAAAGCTGTGCTATGGTCTCGATCCCGCTTATGTACAACCGGTAGAGGTGGCGGTGAAAGTCGTTAGTGGTCTTTACGATGGCGTTAAAACCACCGAACTCGATAACCTGGCTGCCGAAACAGCCGCGTCGATGACCACCAAACACCCGGACTATGCCATTCTGGCGGCCCGGATCGCCATTTCGAACCTGCATAAGGAAACGAATAAGTCGTTCTCCGGCACCATCAAGAAACTGTATCAGTACGAAGACCCAAAAACCGGCGAAAATGCATCCCTGATCTCCAAAGAGGTGTATGACGTGGTTCGTCAGCATGCCGCCCTGCTGGACTCGACCATCATTTACGACCGGGATTATGGCTACGATTACTTTGGCTACAAAACACTAGAAAAATCATATCTGCTGAAACTCGACGGCCGCATCGCCGAACGGCCACAGCATATGCTGATGCGAGTAGCGGTTGGGATTCACCAGGAAGATATCGAATCGGCCATCGAGACGTACAACCTGCTTTCGGAAAAGTGGTTCACACACGCCACCCCGACGCTGTTCAACGCTGGTACGCCAAAACCACAGATGTCGAGCTGCTTCCTGCTGACGATGAAGGACGACTCCATCGACGGTATTTACGACACGCTCAAACAAACGGCCAAAATCTCGCAGTCGGCGGGTGGTATCGGCCTGAGTATCCACAACGTTCGGGCTACGGGTACCTATATCAAAGGCACCAACGGAACATCGAACGGCATTGTGCCGATGCTGCGCGTGTTTAACGACACCGCCCGCTATGTCGATCAGGGCGGTGGCAAGCGTAAAGGCTCATTTGCGATTTACCTGGAACCCTGGCATGCCGATATTTTCGACTTCCTGGATCTGAAAAAGAACTCGGGTAAAGAGGAAGGCCGCGCCCGCGACCTGTTCTATGCCCTCTGGACGCCCGATCTGTTCATGAAGCGCGTGGAAGATGACGACGTCTGGTCGTTGTTCTGCCCGCACGAGTGCCCCGGTCTGGCCGATTGCTACGGCGATGAGTTTGAAGAATTGTACACGCGTTACGAGCGCGAAGGCCGTGCCCGCCGGACGATAAAGGCGCAGGAGCTGTGGTTCAAGATTCTGGAATCGCAGACCGAAACCGGCACACCGTACATGCTTTATAAGGATGCCGCCAACAAGAAGTCGAACCAGAAAAACCTCGGTACGATCAAGTCGAGTAACCTGTGTACCGAAATCATCGAGTACACGGCTCCCGACGAGATTGCCGTTTGTAACCTGGCGTCTATCGCGCTGCCCAAGTTCATCACGCGCGGTACGGATGGCATTATGCGGTTCGATCACCAGAAGTTGTATGAAGTGACCAAAACGGCCACCCGCAACCTCAACAAGATCATCGACATCAACTATTACCCGGTTGAAGAAGCCCGTCGGAGCAACATGCGCCACCGGCCTATCGGTCTGGGTGTGCAAGGGCTGGCCGATGCGTTCATTATGCTTCGGATGCCGTTCGAATCGGAAGAAGCGCGTCGCCTGAACGAAGATATTTTCGAGACGATCTACTTTGGTGCCATGACCTCCTCGATGGAGCAGGCCAAAGAGTTCGGTCCGTACGAAACTTGGAAAGGTTCGCCGATTTCGCAGGGTATCTTCCAGTTCGATATGTGGGGCGTAAAGCCCAAGTCGAATCGCTGGGATTGGGAAAGCCTGCGTAAAGACGTGGTTGAACACGGTGTTCGGAACTCGCTGCTGCTGGCCCCCATGCCAACGGCCTCGACCTCGCAGATTCTGGGCAACAACGAATGTTTCGAACCGTACACGAGCAACATCTACACCCGTCGCGTACTGTCGGGCGAGTTCGTGGTGGTGAACAAGCACCTACTCAAAGACCTGGTGAAACTGGGCTTGTGGAACGATGCCATGAAGAACAACCTGATTCTGGCTAACGGCTCGATTCAGGCCATCCCGAACATTCCGCAGAACATCAAAGACCTGTACAAAACGGTTTGGGAGATCAAGCAGAAGCACATCATCGACATGGCCGCCGACCGGGGTGCCTACATTTGCCAGTCGCAGTCGCTGAACATCCACATTCAGGATTCGAACTTCGGCAAACTAACGTCGATGCACTTCTACGCGTGGAAAGCGGGTTTGAAAACGGGTATGTATTACCTCCGCACGAAAGCCGCTGCCGACGCCGTGAAGTTCACGGTGGTACAGCCCCAGGCCGAGCCACAACTGGAGCCGGTAATGGCCGAAGCGGTAACGGTAGAAAAACCCCTCGATTACGTGCAATACGCCAAGGAACACGCCCAGAACGCAACCCCGCAACCCGTACCGATGGTAACGGACCTCGAACAGCAGTATGCCGCCATGACCTGCTCGCTGGACGATCCCGAAGGATGTGAGATGTGTGGATCGTAG
- a CDS encoding transcriptional regulator, LacI family (PFAM: periplasmic binding protein/LacI transcriptional regulator; regulatory protein LacI~SMART: regulatory protein LacI~KEGG: dat:HRM2_08680 HTH-type transcriptional repressor (LacI family protein)): MTKKTSLKDIAQTVGVSTALVSYVLNNQKENRISKLVAKKIREVAEELNYRPNQIAKSLKTNKTYTIGLVVADISNPFSSSLARIIEDEAEKFNYTVLFGSSDEKPQKARKLISALLNRQVDGLLISPPEGYEPQLAELQNQGIPFVLIDRYFPDLKTNYVALDNYAAIHKAVQHLLDSGYERVGMVTFHTSLFTINERKRGYLAALKENKIPFRKTWLKELPIDASGSAIAKAVDDLLRGPKPVDAILFASNTLALYGLQQINALHLNVPEQVAVVSIDQAESYNLFRTPITYIRQPLLEMGQVATKILLESIKKNNTTTQVNLEGELVIQDSTRPVEIIVSPTVPVG; the protein is encoded by the coding sequence ATGACTAAAAAGACATCGTTGAAAGATATTGCCCAAACGGTGGGTGTTTCAACCGCCCTCGTTTCGTATGTGCTTAACAATCAAAAAGAAAACAGAATAAGTAAGCTGGTGGCTAAAAAAATCAGGGAAGTGGCCGAAGAACTTAACTACCGGCCTAACCAGATTGCTAAAAGCCTCAAAACGAACAAGACGTACACTATTGGGCTAGTCGTAGCGGATATTTCAAACCCATTCTCTTCGTCGCTCGCTCGTATCATTGAAGATGAAGCGGAGAAATTCAATTATACCGTGCTCTTTGGCAGCTCGGACGAGAAACCCCAAAAGGCCCGGAAACTTATTTCGGCACTGCTTAACCGGCAGGTCGATGGACTGCTGATTTCGCCACCCGAGGGCTACGAGCCGCAACTCGCCGAATTACAGAACCAGGGCATTCCCTTTGTGCTCATCGACCGATACTTCCCCGACCTTAAAACGAATTACGTTGCCTTGGACAATTACGCGGCTATTCACAAAGCCGTTCAGCATCTGCTCGATTCCGGTTATGAGCGAGTGGGTATGGTTACCTTCCACACAAGTCTGTTTACGATTAATGAGCGTAAACGCGGGTATTTAGCCGCCCTCAAAGAGAACAAGATTCCATTCCGTAAAACCTGGCTGAAAGAATTACCGATTGATGCCTCTGGGTCAGCGATTGCTAAAGCGGTCGACGATCTGCTCAGAGGCCCGAAGCCCGTCGATGCTATTTTGTTTGCGTCCAACACCCTCGCTCTTTACGGCCTTCAGCAAATCAACGCCCTGCACCTGAACGTTCCCGAACAGGTAGCCGTCGTGAGCATCGATCAGGCTGAATCCTACAATCTGTTCCGTACCCCGATTACGTATATCAGGCAACCCCTGCTGGAAATGGGTCAAGTGGCCACTAAAATCCTGCTTGAAAGCATCAAAAAAAATAACACCACCACGCAGGTCAATCTGGAAGGTGAACTGGTGATACAGGATTCGACGCGGCCAGTGGAGATTATTGTATCACCGACCGTCCCGGTCGGCTGA
- a CDS encoding conserved hypothetical protein (KEGG: ccs:CCNA_00298 hypothetical protein) yields MQTFHSLNILTHVSFGTLGLFLGLLALGYQNKSRQHIRYGRYFLYTLTVVVVTAFIGILFFRSSSFLLMLTLLGGYVGFSGYRAVRLRERQTTLLDVSITLIVLVTSALYLRRLQAGDISWSPAVVYPTLSALVLVTGYDLIKHFWLYKRLRTWWLYEHIYKMLSAYSAVLSAFSGTVLPQFKPYSQILPSVLCVSAIIYFIRRQSRRPAANTGYAQIRTRDRRISDRFN; encoded by the coding sequence ATGCAAACGTTTCATTCGCTTAACATTCTTACGCATGTCAGCTTTGGTACCCTTGGGCTATTCCTTGGCTTGCTGGCGTTGGGCTATCAGAATAAATCCCGACAACATATCCGCTACGGACGCTATTTTCTGTACACCCTGACGGTCGTTGTCGTGACGGCATTCATCGGCATTCTTTTCTTTCGGTCCAGTTCTTTTTTACTCATGCTTACCCTACTCGGTGGCTACGTTGGGTTTTCCGGCTACCGAGCCGTTCGGCTCCGCGAGCGGCAGACGACTCTGCTGGATGTTTCAATTACGCTAATCGTGCTGGTAACGAGTGCCCTGTACCTGCGGAGGCTACAGGCAGGAGACATCAGTTGGTCTCCGGCTGTCGTCTACCCAACACTGTCCGCGCTGGTATTGGTGACTGGCTATGATTTAATAAAGCATTTCTGGCTCTACAAACGGCTCAGAACATGGTGGCTTTATGAACACATTTATAAAATGCTATCGGCCTATAGCGCTGTGCTGTCGGCCTTTTCGGGCACGGTATTGCCACAATTCAAACCTTACAGCCAGATTTTACCATCGGTGCTCTGCGTAAGTGCCATCATCTACTTTATCCGAAGACAGTCCCGAAGGCCTGCTGCAAACACGGGTTACGCACAGATACGCACCCGCGACAGGCGGATATCCGACCGATTTAACTGA
- a CDS encoding response regulator receiver protein (PFAM: LytTr DNA-binding region~KEGG: hypothetical protein), with translation MKPSQFLNHFIVRNLLGLTGLLLAHYLSDLYAIGERPGFARLSPYLYLVLLYGWIVFHNRILFERQFLQGRKAVYFGWLFLLMTLGSFNLNFILLTQFNISRSLPYLVNFWVYTVTGLGVYVTYRFLGARQKDAGQPVLVPPVARVETDYFSCMVEGDRQMIPHADIHYIESLENYLKVITKSKTYVTRLTMKEAEERLPKRQFVRISRSNIVNTMHVDRMETDTIWIGPKEFPIGKVYKRYVADQFRGVRGDGSYS, from the coding sequence ATGAAACCGAGCCAGTTCCTGAACCATTTTATCGTGCGCAACCTGCTGGGGTTGACGGGGCTGTTGCTGGCTCACTACCTGAGCGATCTGTATGCCATCGGTGAGCGGCCGGGATTTGCCAGGCTATCGCCTTATCTCTACCTGGTGCTTTTATATGGGTGGATCGTTTTTCACAACCGAATCCTGTTTGAGCGCCAGTTCCTGCAAGGTCGAAAAGCGGTTTACTTTGGATGGCTTTTTCTGCTTATGACACTGGGCTCGTTCAACCTGAATTTCATTCTGCTGACCCAGTTTAATATATCCCGATCATTGCCGTATCTGGTTAATTTTTGGGTGTACACCGTTACCGGGCTGGGCGTTTATGTCACGTATCGCTTTCTAGGGGCGCGTCAGAAAGATGCCGGACAGCCAGTGCTGGTTCCCCCGGTTGCCCGAGTAGAAACGGACTATTTCTCGTGTATGGTCGAGGGCGACCGGCAGATGATTCCGCACGCCGATATCCATTACATCGAAAGTTTAGAAAATTACCTGAAAGTCATTACCAAATCGAAAACGTACGTGACCCGCCTGACCATGAAAGAAGCGGAGGAGCGTTTGCCGAAACGGCAGTTTGTCCGTATCAGCCGGTCGAATATTGTAAACACGATGCATGTAGACCGGATGGAAACAGACACCATTTGGATCGGTCCGAAAGAGTTCCCCATCGGTAAAGTATACAAGCGCTATGTCGCCGATCAGTTCCGGGGTGTGCGGGGGGACGGCAGTTATAGCTGA